In one Umezawaea sp. Da 62-37 genomic region, the following are encoded:
- a CDS encoding glycoside hydrolase family 76 protein yields the protein MIRTVVLSLLLAAAPVVPATPSVPSTAAGPSTAATVCVLSCDTLDPSKAKQEAFPVPERQVNGRRVVLHVSDADGMAWASVDNGVANDGVWLDRSWDGGATWDGLLGRATVPASWTGTRTLMYNVTDPGAHKRGLIRACGDGGGVVCTDWIYPAVCDATCDRTDAGQANGDTQPVPATTLYGRTIRLHVDRNAMAWGTIEGGSGDEVWLDRSWDSGATSPGGSSLGRTSTAGRTTMFATRDPRGRHYGGAVRACGREAAHPEGSCTAWARPAPTRTAAAADALAYSYDPYTAWWPSSWWNSAATLTALTAFALRTGNHRYDWMIARTFDVNRGAFAAGQRSSDPIEGNFTSRSIDDTAWWGLAWIAAYDLTRDARYLAMATTIASYVHQFWDTGTCGGGVWWDRERTYKNAVTIGLYLRLAAAVHNRTAGDTAWLQRSRTAGDWFLASTMINSAGLVNDGLTSDCRNNGQTVWTYNQGLGVGGLLETWRATGDVKYLTGARRLADAGTTSPVLVVGGVLTESCDTAQRTCDDNQKQFKGVFARYLADLAQATGVAAYQQFGQRQSDSIWAADRDALNRIGQRWAGGTGNQADWRTQASGLEALTG from the coding sequence GTGATCAGGACGGTCGTCCTCTCGCTGCTGCTCGCGGCGGCGCCCGTGGTCCCAGCCACCCCCTCGGTCCCGAGCACGGCGGCCGGGCCGTCGACCGCGGCCACCGTGTGCGTGCTGTCCTGCGACACCCTCGACCCGTCGAAGGCCAAGCAGGAGGCGTTCCCCGTCCCCGAGCGCCAGGTCAACGGCCGCCGCGTCGTCTTGCACGTGTCCGACGCGGACGGGATGGCCTGGGCCAGCGTCGACAACGGCGTCGCCAACGACGGCGTGTGGCTGGACCGCTCGTGGGACGGCGGCGCCACCTGGGACGGCCTGCTGGGCCGCGCGACCGTTCCCGCGTCGTGGACCGGCACCAGGACGCTGATGTACAACGTCACCGATCCAGGCGCGCACAAACGGGGCCTGATCAGGGCGTGCGGCGACGGCGGCGGGGTGGTGTGCACCGACTGGATCTACCCGGCGGTGTGCGACGCGACCTGCGACCGCACCGATGCCGGGCAGGCCAACGGCGACACCCAGCCCGTGCCCGCCACGACCCTGTACGGCCGCACCATCCGGCTGCACGTCGACCGCAACGCGATGGCGTGGGGCACGATCGAGGGCGGGTCGGGTGACGAGGTCTGGCTCGACCGCTCGTGGGACTCCGGCGCGACCTCGCCCGGCGGCTCTTCGCTCGGCCGGACCAGCACGGCCGGGCGCACCACGATGTTCGCCACCCGCGACCCGCGCGGCAGGCACTACGGCGGCGCCGTGCGGGCGTGCGGCAGGGAAGCCGCGCACCCCGAGGGCAGCTGCACGGCCTGGGCCCGTCCCGCGCCGACGCGCACGGCCGCGGCGGCGGACGCGCTGGCGTACTCCTACGACCCGTACACGGCGTGGTGGCCGAGCAGCTGGTGGAACTCCGCGGCCACGCTCACCGCGCTGACCGCGTTCGCCCTGCGCACCGGGAACCACCGGTACGACTGGATGATCGCGCGCACGTTCGACGTCAACCGGGGCGCGTTCGCCGCCGGGCAGCGCAGTTCCGACCCGATCGAGGGCAACTTCACCAGCCGGTCCATCGACGACACGGCGTGGTGGGGCCTGGCCTGGATCGCCGCCTACGACCTGACCCGCGACGCCCGGTACCTGGCCATGGCGACCACGATCGCCTCGTACGTGCACCAGTTCTGGGACACCGGCACGTGCGGCGGCGGGGTCTGGTGGGACCGCGAGCGCACCTACAAGAACGCGGTGACCATCGGCCTGTACCTGCGGCTGGCCGCGGCCGTGCACAACCGCACGGCGGGCGACACCGCGTGGCTCCAGCGGTCGCGGACGGCGGGGGACTGGTTCCTGGCCAGCACGATGATCAACTCCGCGGGGCTGGTGAACGACGGGCTGACCTCGGACTGCCGCAACAACGGGCAGACCGTGTGGACGTACAACCAGGGCCTGGGCGTCGGCGGCCTGCTGGAGACCTGGCGCGCCACCGGTGACGTCAAGTACCTGACCGGGGCGCGACGGCTGGCCGACGCGGGCACGACGAGTCCGGTGCTGGTGGTCGGGGGAGTGCTCACCGAGTCGTGCGACACCGCGCAGCGGACGTGCGACGACAACCAGAAGCAGTTCAAGGGGGTCTTCGCCCGGTACCTGGCCGACCTCGCCCAGGCCACCGGGGTCGCGGCCTACCAGCAGTTCGGGCAGCGGCAGTCCGACTCGATCTGGGCGGCCGACCGCGACGCGCTCAACCGGATCGGCCAGCGCTGGGCGGGCGGTACCGGCAACCAGGCCGACTGGCGCACCCAGGCGAGCGGACTGGAGGCGTTGACCGGGTGA
- a CDS encoding BTAD domain-containing putative transcriptional regulator gives MVEFRLLGSVAALVDGSNVPLGGPKPRLLLAALVLARGRSVPGSRLVDLLWDDDPPRSATGLLHTYVSGLRRALGPDVIRRDPAGYRVDIEAGVVDVHEFDRLAADASLAAERGEHERARDLCVAAESWWRGDALAGLGGAFAAAEAERLRDARLAVVQVRVAALAALGADEALVGELTALVAEHPFHERLRASLVAALGRTGRRSDAMACFHEARELLADELGVEPGAELREAYRALLVEEEAPPALVPDQLPEDIPDFVGRRDELLRIHGGARVVVVSGQPGAGKTTLAVRGVRTAPTAFPGGRLYVDLRGSRQPLDPFDGLGRFLRALGVAAAAVPSRLDERVGQYRTITAARGVVVVLDDAATERQVRPLLPGGERSRCVITTRRRLSALESAEHLGMPVLDGAEGLALLARAAEGRVAEDPNAAREVLRLCGHLPLAVRIVGARLAARPDRPLSAVVARLREQRRVLDELVVGDLEVRGSLALSYDALDERARRALRRLGWLGTSDFAPWVLAVLLDVPVPDAEDVVDELVHAQLLDVVGGGRFRPHDLTRIFAWERAEAEEDRDALAATATRVAEVCLLLVERASGGTPMKTLRPARSAAPAQSRRWEGLGWFALPARPVNWLDVEQGTLVHVVERVGELDLADVATRLATALCSSSFAVENRFHHWWRAHTAALESARRAGDLAGQALLLSGLGWLRSEQDRLDEAIDYYRQALDLHDRAEDGPAASVTRLLLASVQRERGDLVDALATLDRVMGTLVDPRALTRAHHGRGMTLLELGDVAGARPELDRALAGYAELRDAHGVALVRRSLSLAHRAEGRWEDAAREGEEALRGLESAGDRLMVAYGTQSLAKVRIRQGRGEEVREALGRALDMCHGMQDGFGEALVLRTLGELELAVGAPAEAVVLLGRAIDWWESLSLPLWRARTQRDLATALAAVGATAESDAAYEQAHRAFTRHRSREAREPRPAVARDPAARHA, from the coding sequence ATGGTGGAGTTCAGGCTGTTGGGGTCGGTGGCGGCACTGGTCGACGGCTCAAACGTGCCCCTCGGAGGTCCGAAACCGAGGCTCCTGCTGGCGGCGCTGGTGCTCGCGCGCGGCCGGTCGGTGCCCGGTTCGCGACTGGTCGACCTGCTCTGGGACGACGACCCGCCCAGGAGCGCCACGGGCCTGCTGCACACCTACGTGTCCGGCCTGCGGCGCGCGCTCGGGCCGGACGTGATCCGCAGGGACCCGGCCGGTTACCGGGTCGACATCGAGGCCGGTGTGGTCGACGTCCACGAGTTCGACCGCCTCGCCGCCGACGCCAGCCTGGCCGCCGAGCGGGGGGAGCACGAACGGGCCCGCGACCTCTGCGTGGCCGCCGAGTCCTGGTGGCGCGGTGACGCCCTCGCCGGGCTGGGGGGCGCGTTCGCGGCCGCCGAGGCGGAACGGCTGCGCGACGCGCGCCTGGCCGTGGTCCAGGTCCGCGTCGCCGCGCTGGCGGCGCTGGGTGCCGACGAGGCGCTCGTCGGCGAGCTGACCGCGCTGGTGGCCGAGCACCCGTTCCACGAACGCCTGCGGGCGTCGCTCGTGGCGGCGCTGGGCCGGACCGGGCGCAGGTCGGACGCGATGGCGTGCTTCCACGAGGCTCGCGAACTCCTCGCCGACGAACTGGGCGTCGAGCCCGGCGCGGAGCTGCGCGAGGCCTACCGGGCGTTGCTCGTCGAGGAGGAGGCACCGCCCGCGCTGGTGCCCGACCAGCTCCCCGAGGACATCCCCGACTTCGTCGGACGGCGCGACGAGCTGCTGCGGATCCACGGGGGCGCGCGGGTGGTCGTGGTCTCGGGCCAGCCGGGCGCGGGCAAGACGACGCTCGCGGTGCGCGGTGTGCGGACGGCCCCGACGGCGTTCCCCGGCGGCAGGCTGTACGTGGACCTGCGCGGCTCGCGACAGCCGTTGGACCCGTTCGACGGGCTCGGCCGGTTCCTGCGCGCCCTGGGTGTCGCGGCCGCCGCCGTGCCGTCGCGGCTGGACGAGCGGGTGGGGCAGTACCGGACGATCACGGCCGCGCGCGGTGTCGTGGTGGTCCTCGACGACGCCGCGACCGAACGGCAGGTCCGGCCGCTGCTGCCCGGCGGGGAGCGGTCCCGGTGCGTGATCACCACCCGGCGGCGGCTGTCGGCGCTGGAGTCGGCCGAGCACCTGGGCATGCCGGTGCTCGACGGGGCCGAAGGCCTCGCCCTGCTGGCGCGGGCGGCGGAAGGCCGGGTGGCCGAGGACCCGAACGCGGCCCGCGAGGTGCTGCGGCTGTGCGGGCACCTCCCGTTGGCCGTGCGGATCGTCGGCGCTCGTCTGGCGGCCCGACCGGACCGGCCGCTGTCGGCCGTGGTGGCGCGGTTGCGGGAACAGCGGCGGGTGCTCGACGAGCTGGTCGTGGGCGACCTGGAGGTGCGCGGCAGCCTCGCGCTGAGCTACGACGCCCTGGACGAGCGCGCGCGGCGGGCGCTGCGGAGGCTGGGCTGGCTCGGCACGTCGGACTTCGCCCCGTGGGTGCTGGCCGTGCTGCTCGACGTGCCCGTGCCCGACGCGGAGGACGTCGTCGACGAGCTGGTGCACGCCCAGCTGCTCGACGTGGTGGGTGGCGGCCGGTTCCGGCCGCACGACCTGACCAGGATCTTCGCCTGGGAACGCGCGGAGGCGGAGGAGGACCGCGACGCCTTGGCGGCGACCGCCACGCGGGTGGCGGAGGTGTGCCTGCTGCTGGTGGAGCGGGCCTCGGGCGGGACGCCGATGAAGACGCTGCGCCCGGCCCGCTCCGCCGCGCCCGCGCAGTCGCGGCGGTGGGAGGGGCTGGGGTGGTTCGCGCTGCCCGCCAGGCCGGTGAACTGGCTGGACGTCGAGCAGGGCACGCTCGTCCACGTCGTGGAGCGGGTCGGGGAGCTGGACCTCGCGGACGTGGCGACCAGGCTCGCCACGGCGCTGTGCTCGTCGTCGTTCGCGGTGGAGAACCGCTTCCACCACTGGTGGCGCGCCCACACCGCCGCGCTGGAGTCGGCCCGGCGCGCGGGCGACCTCGCCGGTCAGGCGCTGCTGTTGTCCGGGCTCGGGTGGCTGCGCAGCGAGCAGGACCGGCTGGACGAGGCCATCGACTACTACCGGCAGGCGCTGGACCTGCACGACCGCGCCGAGGACGGGCCCGCGGCGTCGGTGACCCGGCTGCTGCTGGCGAGCGTGCAGCGGGAGCGCGGGGACCTGGTGGACGCGCTCGCCACGCTCGACCGGGTGATGGGAACCCTCGTGGACCCGCGGGCGCTGACGCGGGCGCACCACGGCCGCGGGATGACGCTGCTGGAGCTGGGGGACGTCGCCGGGGCCCGTCCGGAACTGGACCGGGCGCTGGCCGGGTACGCGGAGCTGCGGGACGCGCACGGCGTCGCGCTGGTGCGGCGGTCGCTGAGCCTGGCCCACCGGGCTGAGGGGCGCTGGGAGGACGCGGCCCGCGAGGGCGAGGAGGCGTTGCGGGGGCTGGAGAGCGCGGGCGACCGGCTGATGGTCGCCTACGGGACCCAGTCGCTGGCGAAGGTCCGGATCAGGCAGGGGAGGGGCGAGGAGGTCCGTGAGGCGCTCGGGCGCGCACTGGACATGTGCCACGGGATGCAGGACGGCTTCGGCGAAGCCCTCGTGCTCCGCACGCTGGGCGAGTTGGAACTGGCCGTCGGGGCTCCCGCCGAGGCCGTGGTGCTGCTGGGCCGGGCGATCGACTGGTGGGAGTCGCTGAGCCTGCCGCTGTGGCGGGCGCGGACGCAGCGCGACCTCGCCACCGCGTTGGCGGCGGTCGGGGCCACCGCCGAGTCCGACGCCGCCTACGAGCAGGCGCACCGCGCCTTCACCCGGCACCGCAGCCGGGAGGCCCGTGAACCGCGGCCCGCCGTCGCGCGCGACCCGGCCGCCCGACACGCGTGA
- a CDS encoding isocitrate lyase/phosphoenolpyruvate mutase family protein, with amino-acid sequence MSATPVDPDATPMTTSDQRERARVLRALHSGGPLVLPNAWDPGSAVAIQAAGARAIATTSAGVSWGVGVADAGGLTRAAALDVLRRIVAAVSVPVTADIEAGYGSTPDEVAETVAGVLAAGAVGVNIEDSPGTGGEPLLDPDVQAARLAAARGAAVAAGVDLVVNARTDTYLMGVGPAAERLTATLKRAERYAEAGADVLFVPGVVDPDVIRELVAGPLPLNVMAHPGALTVGELAALGVARISVGSAIAQAAYGVAGAAARELLGAGTYGSLEGAMEYGELNDLLR; translated from the coding sequence GTGTCAGCCACACCCGTCGACCCCGACGCCACGCCCATGACCACGTCGGACCAGCGGGAACGGGCACGCGTCCTGCGCGCCCTGCACAGCGGGGGACCGCTGGTGCTGCCGAACGCCTGGGACCCCGGTTCGGCGGTGGCGATCCAGGCGGCGGGCGCGCGGGCGATCGCCACCACGAGCGCGGGGGTGTCGTGGGGGGTGGGGGTGGCGGACGCGGGTGGTCTGACCCGCGCCGCCGCCCTCGACGTCCTGCGCCGGATCGTCGCCGCGGTGTCCGTCCCGGTGACCGCCGACATCGAGGCGGGCTACGGCTCCACCCCCGACGAGGTGGCGGAGACGGTCGCCGGGGTGCTCGCCGCGGGGGCGGTGGGCGTCAACATCGAGGACAGCCCCGGAACCGGCGGTGAGCCGCTGCTGGACCCGGACGTGCAGGCCGCACGGCTGGCCGCCGCGCGAGGAGCCGCGGTGGCCGCCGGGGTCGACCTGGTGGTCAACGCCCGCACCGACACCTACCTGATGGGCGTCGGCCCGGCCGCGGAGCGGTTGACCGCCACGCTGAAGCGGGCGGAGCGGTACGCGGAAGCCGGGGCCGACGTGCTGTTCGTGCCCGGCGTGGTCGACCCGGACGTGATCCGCGAACTGGTCGCCGGTCCCTTGCCGCTCAACGTGATGGCGCATCCGGGCGCGTTGACCGTCGGGGAGCTGGCGGCGTTGGGGGTGGCGCGGATCAGCGTCGGCTCGGCCATCGCCCAGGCCGCCTACGGGGTGGCGGGGGCGGCGGCTCGGGAACTGCTGGGGGCGGGCACGTACGGCTCGCTGGAGGGGGCGATGGAGTACGGCGAGCTCAACGACCTGCTGCGCTGA
- a CDS encoding AlkA N-terminal domain-containing protein: protein MTTYSAVRTTGIYCRPGCGAKPLAENVRTYELASAAEAAGYRACLRCRPYRVAGTVGDDAPELVCRAVQLIIRGVLDEANEAAVGARLGVSARHLRRLFNDHLGVTPDQFARSRRAHFARRLLDDSDLSVADVAFASGFGSLRQFNRAMKEVFRASPSEMRERRRRGDRLTADGGLVLRMPFTAPYDWDAMAGFLAERAVPGVESVVDGVYRRTVTLDGAPGLLEIGPGGADHLLLRAHLPYWEGVIHVVERAARLVGIDADQTLAVAQLAADGTLGPLVTARPGVRVPGAWGPFETAVHAVVDRAGLDRLVGEHGPRVDGLGHGLTRTFPSAEALTAEPGVVGALARAVEDGDVVLDGGEPLDDLVGSLTAVPGVDVAAAHHIALRLGARDASPLDGASANWRPWRALATVHLLVAGLSAAGR from the coding sequence GTGACGACGTATTCAGCCGTGCGGACGACCGGGATCTACTGCAGGCCGGGGTGCGGGGCCAAGCCCCTCGCGGAGAACGTGCGGACCTACGAGCTGGCGTCCGCCGCGGAGGCCGCCGGGTACCGGGCGTGCCTGCGGTGCAGGCCGTACCGGGTCGCGGGGACCGTCGGCGACGACGCGCCCGAGCTGGTGTGCCGGGCGGTGCAGCTGATCATCCGGGGCGTGCTGGACGAGGCCAACGAGGCCGCGGTCGGGGCGCGGCTGGGGGTGTCGGCGCGGCACCTGCGGCGGCTGTTCAACGACCACCTCGGCGTGACGCCGGACCAGTTCGCCCGGTCGCGGCGGGCGCACTTCGCGCGGCGGCTGCTCGACGACTCGGACCTGTCGGTCGCCGACGTGGCGTTCGCCTCCGGCTTCGGCAGCCTCCGCCAGTTCAACCGGGCGATGAAGGAGGTCTTCCGGGCCTCGCCCAGCGAGATGCGGGAACGGCGCAGGCGCGGCGACCGCCTCACCGCGGACGGCGGGCTGGTGCTGCGGATGCCGTTCACCGCCCCCTACGACTGGGACGCCATGGCCGGTTTCCTCGCCGAGCGGGCCGTGCCCGGCGTCGAGTCCGTGGTGGACGGCGTGTACCGGCGCACCGTCACCCTCGACGGGGCGCCGGGGCTGCTGGAGATCGGGCCGGGAGGCGCGGACCACCTGCTGCTGCGCGCCCACCTGCCCTACTGGGAGGGCGTCATCCACGTCGTGGAGCGCGCGGCCCGGCTCGTCGGGATCGACGCCGACCAGACGCTCGCCGTCGCGCAGCTCGCCGCCGACGGGACGCTCGGTCCGCTGGTCACCGCCCGTCCCGGCGTGCGCGTGCCGGGCGCGTGGGGGCCGTTCGAGACCGCCGTCCACGCCGTGGTGGACCGCGCCGGGCTGGACCGGCTGGTCGGGGAGCACGGGCCGCGGGTCGACGGGCTCGGCCACGGGCTCACGCGGACCTTCCCCTCCGCCGAAGCCCTCACCGCCGAACCGGGGGTCGTCGGCGCGCTGGCCCGCGCGGTCGAGGACGGCGACGTCGTCCTCGACGGCGGCGAACCCCTCGACGACCTGGTCGGGTCGCTGACCGCCGTGCCGGGGGTCGACGTCGCCGCCGCGCACCACATCGCGCTGCGACTCGGCGCCCGCGACGCCTCCCCGCTCGACGGCGCTTCCGCGAACTGGCGACCGTGGCGGGCGCTCGCCACGGTCCACCTCCTCGTGGCAGGGCTCAGCGCAGCAGGTCGTTGA
- a CDS encoding chitobiase/beta-hexosaminidase C-terminal domain-containing protein — protein sequence MTSVSGSAAAADYTQTATSLSASEARISFTPTTTAVYVDVHYLVNGANQQNVRMANASGTWTQTVGSLSSGNVVDYWFTYEKSGPQYDTPHFSYTHSGGSSTVATPTFSPAGGTYATAQSVTISTATSGSTIRYTTDGSTPTASSTVYGGAISVSGNTTLKAIAIKSGSTTSSVATAAYVIGTPVATPTFSPAGGQYSSAQTVTISTATSGSTIRYTVDGSQPTASSTLYSGPISVPTTRTVNAIGIKSGLANSAVASATYTIGTTQAGCPTQSDTPNFGPNVRIFDPSMSATSIQSQLDSDFNSLKDTLTAQMSNKRVAHLFKPGSYSVHDDVGYYTSVAGLGQNPGDVVINGAITVDAFNESDQGVALQNFWRSAENMAVNPVGGSNRWAVAQAAPFRRMDIRGNLQLYPASYGFASGGYIADTKVSGQTASISQQQWYTRDSTLGSWAGGVWNMVFSGTTGAPATTFPNPPETTLGTTPVSRDVPYLYVDSAGKYRVFTPSLRTNASGASWANGSTPGSSIPMSQFYVVKEGDTASSINSALAAGCNLFFTPGVYHVNQTLNVTKANTVVLGVGYPTIIPDNGVNAMQVADVDGVRVKGILFDAGTTNSAALLTVGPSGSSATHATNPTTLQDVFFRIGGSIAGNATTSLIVNSHNTIIDHIWAWRADHGNAGTWGWTQAKADTGLIVNGNDVLATGLFVEHYQKYQVIWNGQRGKTIFFQNEMPYDVPNQASWMSPNGRNGYAAYKVGDNVTSHEAWGLGSYNYFNVNPSVNAYHAFEVPNNANVRFHSLCTVSLNYQGLITHVINDTGGVTPPGTVPVNVVSYP from the coding sequence GGGACGTGGACCCAGACCGTGGGCTCGCTGTCGTCCGGCAACGTGGTCGACTACTGGTTCACCTACGAGAAGAGCGGCCCGCAGTACGACACGCCGCACTTCTCCTACACCCACTCGGGCGGCTCCAGCACGGTCGCGACGCCCACGTTCTCCCCTGCCGGTGGAACGTACGCGACCGCCCAGTCGGTGACGATCTCCACCGCCACCTCCGGCTCGACCATCCGGTACACGACCGACGGGTCCACGCCCACGGCGTCCTCGACGGTCTACGGCGGCGCCATCTCCGTCTCGGGCAACACCACGCTGAAGGCGATCGCGATCAAGTCCGGCTCGACCACCTCCTCGGTGGCCACGGCGGCCTACGTGATCGGCACGCCGGTCGCGACGCCGACGTTCAGCCCGGCCGGCGGCCAGTACTCCTCCGCGCAGACGGTGACGATCTCCACCGCCACCTCGGGTTCCACGATCCGGTACACGGTGGACGGTTCGCAGCCCACCGCGTCCTCGACGCTCTACAGCGGCCCGATCAGCGTCCCGACGACGCGCACGGTCAACGCCATCGGCATCAAGTCCGGCCTGGCGAACTCCGCCGTCGCGAGCGCCACGTACACGATCGGCACGACCCAGGCGGGCTGCCCGACCCAGTCGGACACCCCGAACTTCGGCCCGAACGTGCGCATCTTCGACCCGAGCATGTCCGCTACGAGCATCCAGTCGCAGCTCGACTCCGACTTCAACTCGCTCAAGGACACCCTGACCGCGCAGATGTCCAACAAGCGCGTCGCGCACCTGTTCAAGCCCGGCTCCTACAGCGTCCACGACGACGTCGGCTACTACACCTCGGTCGCCGGCCTCGGCCAGAACCCCGGTGACGTGGTCATCAACGGCGCCATCACGGTCGACGCGTTCAACGAGTCCGACCAGGGCGTGGCGCTGCAGAACTTCTGGCGCTCCGCGGAGAACATGGCCGTGAACCCGGTCGGCGGCTCCAACCGCTGGGCGGTCGCGCAGGCGGCCCCGTTCCGCCGCATGGACATCCGCGGCAACCTCCAGCTCTACCCGGCCAGCTACGGCTTCGCCAGCGGCGGCTACATCGCCGACACCAAGGTGTCCGGCCAGACCGCGTCCATCTCCCAGCAGCAGTGGTACACCCGCGACAGCACCCTCGGCAGCTGGGCCGGCGGCGTGTGGAACATGGTCTTCTCGGGCACCACCGGTGCCCCGGCGACCACGTTCCCGAACCCGCCGGAGACCACGCTGGGCACCACGCCGGTGTCCCGCGACGTGCCCTACCTCTACGTCGACAGCGCGGGCAAGTACCGCGTGTTCACGCCGTCCCTGCGCACCAACGCCTCCGGCGCCAGCTGGGCCAATGGCAGCACCCCCGGTTCCTCCATCCCGATGAGCCAGTTCTACGTGGTGAAGGAGGGCGACACCGCGTCGTCCATCAACTCCGCGCTGGCCGCGGGCTGCAACCTCTTCTTCACCCCCGGCGTCTACCACGTCAACCAGACGCTCAACGTGACGAAGGCCAACACCGTCGTGCTCGGTGTCGGCTACCCGACGATCATCCCGGACAACGGCGTCAACGCGATGCAGGTCGCCGACGTCGACGGCGTCCGCGTCAAGGGCATCCTGTTCGACGCGGGCACGACCAACTCGGCGGCGCTGCTGACCGTGGGCCCGTCGGGTTCCTCCGCGACCCACGCGACCAACCCGACGACGCTGCAGGACGTGTTCTTCCGCATCGGCGGGTCGATCGCGGGCAACGCGACGACCAGCCTGATCGTCAACAGCCACAACACGATCATCGACCACATCTGGGCCTGGCGCGCCGACCACGGCAACGCGGGCACGTGGGGGTGGACGCAGGCCAAGGCGGACACCGGGTTGATCGTCAACGGCAACGACGTGCTGGCGACCGGCCTGTTCGTCGAGCACTACCAGAAGTACCAGGTCATCTGGAACGGTCAGCGCGGCAAGACCATCTTCTTCCAGAACGAGATGCCCTACGACGTCCCGAACCAGGCGAGCTGGATGAGTCCCAACGGCCGCAACGGGTACGCGGCCTACAAGGTCGGCGACAACGTCACCTCGCACGAGGCGTGGGGGTTGGGCAGCTACAACTACTTCAACGTCAACCCCTCGGTGAACGCCTACCACGCGTTCGAGGTGCCCAACAACGCGAACGTGCGCTTCCACAGCCTGTGCACGGTCTCGCTGAACTACCAGGGGCTGATCACCCACGTCATCAACGACACCGGCGGCGTGACGCCTCCGGGCACCGTCCCGGTGAACGTGGTCAGCTACCCGTGA